The Cellulomonas flavigena DSM 20109 DNA segment ACGTGTCCCCGAAGACCTCCTCGGTGATCGCCACGGCGTGCGCGGGGGTCGTGATGCCCAGTCGCTCGAAGAGCAGCGCCAGGTCGGGGACGTCGCGCTCACGCCCCGCCAGCATCTTCATGGCGAGCAGGTGGCGCTCGGAAGAGACCAGCACCCGCAGGCCGGGGACCACGAGCTCGGTCGCGCCCGGGTCGGCCGTGGTCGGGGTGAGGCGCGCGACGCGGTCGTTGAGCCAGTCGATCGGCAGGCCGTGACGGGTCGCGACGTCGCGGACCGCGGCGTCGAGCTGCCCGCGGTCGGAGCGGAAGACCGCGTCGATGTCGCGCGTCGAGGTACGCCCGTCGAAGAGCAGGGACATCGCGGCGCCGCCGGCGACGTAGACGGTGGCCGTCCAGCCGCGCACGTGCAGGTAGGCGCCGACCTCGGTGAGCAGCCGGTGGATGTCGTCGCGGGTCAGCGCGGGATCGGGGGTCACGCGGTCGTGAAGTTCCGCGCGTCGAACCAGATGCCGAGGCGCGAGAGCTCGGGCGGTGTGCTCTGCATCGCGAGGACCGCACGGGCACCTCGGCCGCCGGGCCACCACCACGCGGGCAGGGGGTCGCGTGCCGTCCAGGCAGGCGCGGGGAGGTCGAGGAGCCGCAGCCGGTAGCGGACCGCGCCGGCGAGCAGCGCGTCCCAGCGCTCGTCGCCCGTGGTGCCGGGCGCGGCGAGCATGAGGTCGAGCCCGCCGAGCGCCGCGACGAGGGGGATCTGGTTGACGGCGTCGCACAGCAGGCGGGTCGCCCACGGGGTGTCGCCGTCCGCGAGGGCGTCGCGGAGACGTCCGGCCACCTCGGGCATCGTCGACCACCAGCGGGTGGCGCGGCCGCGCTCGGCGGCGATGACGGACTCGGCGGCGAAGGCGTCCCGCACCGCCGCCATGAACGGGTCGGTGTAGTCGACGCTCAGCAGATGGCGACGGCCCCGCGGTGTCGTCCTCACGAGCCCGGCGTCGACGAGTCGCGACACCTCGCGCGCGACCGACGACGGGGGGTGCCCGGTGCTGCGCGCCAGGTCGGCGGCGGTCCGGGTGCCGTCGGCGGACAGCACGAGGTCGCGCAGCACGTCCCTCTGGACGTCGGAGCGGAAGAGCGTGGCGGCGCCGGCCATGCGGGCCATCCTATCTCTCGGAAAGTGAGAGATATATCCGTGCGCCGGGCCACGCGCGCCCGCAGGCGTCAGCCCGCCGCGTCCAGCCGCTCCAGCTCGTCGCTCGTCAGCCGGAGTTCGACCGCCCGGACGGAGTCCTGGATCGACGCCGGCCGGGACGCACCCGGGATCGGGATCACGACGTCCGCCTGTGCGAGCTCCCACGCGAGCGCGACCTGCTGCGGGCTCACCCCGTGCGCGTCGGCGACCTCGGAGAACGCCCCGAACCTCGCGCCCAGCTCGCCCGCCTTCGCGATGCCGCCGAGCGGGCTCCACGGCAGGAACGCGATGCCGAGCTCAGCGCACAGGTCGAGCTCGGGCTGCGAGGACCGGAACGCGGGGGAGTACTGGTTCTGCACGGACGCCAGGCGCCCGCCCAGGATGTCCTGCGCGAGCCGGATCTGCTCCGGGTTCGCGTTCGAGATGCCCGCGAGCCGGATCGTGCCCGCGTCGAGCAGGTCCGCGATCGCGCCGACCGACTCCTCGTACGGCACGGCCGGGTCGGGACGGTGGAACTGGTACAGGCCGATCGCCTCGACGCCGAGCCGGCGCGCGGACTCCTGCACGGCCTGCTTCAGGTACTCGGGCCGGCCGTCGAGCGTCCACGAGCCGTCACCGGGGCGCAGGTGCCCGCCCTTGGTGGCGACGAGGACCGACGAGGTGTCGCCGGACCACGTGCGCAGCGCCTCCGCGATGAGCTCCTCGTTGTGCCCGACCTCGTCGGCGTGCAGGTGGTACGCGTCCGCGGTGTCGATCAGCGTGACCCCCGCGTCGAGCGCGGCGTGGATGGTGGCGACCGAGCGCTCGCGGTCGGGGCGGCCCTCGATGGACATGGGCATCCCGCCGAGGCCGATCGCGCTCACGGGGACGTCGGCGATGTGTCGTGTCTGCATCTGCTCATCACACCCCTGCGGCGCCGCCCGCGCACGTGGGACCCGCCGCGCACCCGCTACCGTGCGCGCATGAGCAACCTGAGCGAGGTCGGCGACCGGGACGGCTGGCGCTGCTGGCTGTGCGACGAGCCGGTGGACCCGGACGCGTCGGTGAACTCCGACCTCGGCCCGAGCGTGGACGCAGTCGTCCCGGCGCGGGCGTCGAAGGGCAAGGGCAAGGGCGCGGCCGTCACCGAGCGGCTCGCGCACCGCGCGTGCAACACCCGCAAGGGTGCGGTGCGGCCCGTCGTGCCGTGGTCGCCCGACCTGTTCGTCGTCGACCCCGCGCCCATCGCCGAGACGGTCGAGCGGCTGCGGCGCAAGCCGGGCCGCGAGGTCGTCGCGCGGTGCCCCAGCCGTGACGACGCGGACCAGGCCGCGGCGTGGCTCGTCGACCGGCTGTCGCGGTTCGCGCCCGACCTCGACGTGACGACGCAGGTCGAGCCCGGCGGCGGTCAGTACCTGCTGGCGGTGCGCGTCTGACGGGTCACCCCCGCCCCGCCCGGGCAGACGCGCCAGTGGGCCCCGAGGTCGAACCCCGGGGCCCACTGGCATGAACGACGTCAGGCGCCTGACGTCGACCTGCGCCTCGAACCGACTGCCAGGAGGACCGCCCACACCAGCGCGCCGATGTAGGGCGCGGCGACGACGACGATGGTCCAGATCACCTTCTGCCCGGTGTCAGCCCGCCCGTGCCGCCAGATCGACACCAGCGCCCAGATGGTCAGCGCCAGGTACGTCACCAGGATCACCGGGTGCGTGTAGGACACGTTCACGAACATCGCTGCCTCCCAAGCGTCGGCCGCAGGCCACTACCGCCAGAGCGCGGGGCGACGCACAGCGCGGCACCTCTCCGTGATGCCCCGATCCCGTGGGGACCCTGCAGGTCCTCGAGCGCCGTCGTCAAGTCGCCGCGACCGTCATGCGGACCAGGCCGCGGCCTGGTCCGTCGACCGGCTGTCGCGGTTCGCGCCCGACCTGGACGTGACGACGCAGGTCGAGCCCGG contains these protein-coding regions:
- a CDS encoding aldo/keto reductase translates to MQTRHIADVPVSAIGLGGMPMSIEGRPDRERSVATIHAALDAGVTLIDTADAYHLHADEVGHNEELIAEALRTWSGDTSSVLVATKGGHLRPGDGSWTLDGRPEYLKQAVQESARRLGVEAIGLYQFHRPDPAVPYEESVGAIADLLDAGTIRLAGISNANPEQIRLAQDILGGRLASVQNQYSPAFRSSQPELDLCAELGIAFLPWSPLGGIAKAGELGARFGAFSEVADAHGVSPQQVALAWELAQADVVIPIPGASRPASIQDSVRAVELRLTSDELERLDAAG
- a CDS encoding PLDc N-terminal domain-containing protein, producing MFVNVSYTHPVILVTYLALTIWALVSIWRHGRADTGQKVIWTIVVVAAPYIGALVWAVLLAVGSRRRSTSGA
- a CDS encoding helix-turn-helix transcriptional regulator, which encodes MAGAATLFRSDVQRDVLRDLVLSADGTRTAADLARSTGHPPSSVAREVSRLVDAGLVRTTPRGRRHLLSVDYTDPFMAAVRDAFAAESVIAAERGRATRWWSTMPEVAGRLRDALADGDTPWATRLLCDAVNQIPLVAALGGLDLMLAAPGTTGDERWDALLAGAVRYRLRLLDLPAPAWTARDPLPAWWWPGGRGARAVLAMQSTPPELSRLGIWFDARNFTTA